A stretch of the Veillonella parvula DSM 2008 genome encodes the following:
- the secG gene encoding preprotein translocase subunit SecG yields MTNFLMIVEVIVSILLIVVVVAQNSKNAGMGGAVSGAADSSFGGKQRGLDAFLSKCTIILGIIFAVLSLVLGAMINQF; encoded by the coding sequence GTGACAAATTTCTTAATGATTGTAGAAGTAATCGTATCTATTTTATTAATTGTAGTAGTTGTTGCACAAAATAGCAAAAACGCAGGCATGGGCGGTGCTGTTTCTGGTGCAGCAGACTCTTCTTTTGGTGGTAAGCAACGCGGTTTAGATGCTTTCTTATCTAAATGTACGATTATATTGGGGATTATCTTTGCTGTGTTGAGCTTAGTATTAGGGGCAATGATTAATCAATTCTAA
- the sigH gene encoding RNA polymerase sporulation sigma factor SigH, translating into MKMIHTRKSDYNFKEMTDEQVVAIAQEEQNEFAIDYIVNKYKNFVRAKARSYFLVGADREDIIQEGMIGLYKATRDFKHDKLASFRAFAELCITRQIITAIKSATRQKHAPLNSYISLNKPVYTEDSERTLIEMLSSTKITNPEDLIISQEELDDIERNIGHILSDLEWEVLEGYLDGRSYQEMAEVTDRSIKSIDNALQRVKRKLEKYLEHRVLGSHRASQEG; encoded by the coding sequence ATGAAAATGATTCATACACGCAAGTCCGATTACAATTTCAAGGAAATGACCGATGAGCAAGTTGTGGCCATAGCTCAGGAAGAGCAAAATGAGTTTGCAATCGATTATATTGTTAATAAATATAAGAACTTTGTTCGAGCTAAGGCTCGCTCCTATTTTTTGGTAGGTGCTGACCGAGAGGATATCATCCAAGAAGGGATGATTGGACTCTATAAGGCGACGCGAGATTTTAAACATGATAAATTAGCGTCTTTTAGAGCCTTTGCGGAACTTTGTATAACTAGACAAATTATTACAGCCATTAAATCGGCTACAAGACAAAAACATGCGCCTTTGAACTCCTATATATCCTTAAATAAACCGGTGTATACAGAGGACTCGGAGCGTACATTGATTGAAATGCTATCTTCAACAAAGATTACAAATCCTGAAGACCTCATTATCAGTCAAGAGGAATTAGATGATATTGAGCGCAATATTGGCCATATTTTAAGTGATCTTGAATGGGAAGTCTTGGAAGGATACCTTGATGGACGTTCCTATCAAGAAATGGCTGAGGTCACAGATCGTAGTATTAAATCTATTGATAATGCGCTACAAAGGGTAAAACGTAAATTAGAGAAGTATTTAGAACATCGTGTATTGGGCTCGCATCGAGCATCACAGGAAGGATGA
- a CDS encoding NYN domain-containing protein, with the protein MLKDILIVDGYNVIFAWTYLKKLAHESLEHARMELRDRLLNYGKFKGYEVILVFDGKYTKSGGSIESITSGFIEVYTEDGETADSFIEREVFLRKGKYTNVYVVTSDGAEQNQILGSGGLRIPARELQNMIRIAKEEERLQYAHEHRRDQFSVRRNEVGGLLSPEVAEKLEKLRRGH; encoded by the coding sequence ATGCTGAAAGATATCTTAATTGTAGACGGATACAATGTAATTTTTGCATGGACTTATTTGAAAAAATTGGCTCATGAGTCCTTAGAACATGCGAGAATGGAACTTCGAGATAGATTGTTAAATTATGGTAAATTCAAGGGCTATGAAGTAATCCTTGTGTTTGACGGTAAATATACAAAATCCGGAGGCTCCATTGAATCCATCACAAGTGGATTCATTGAAGTATATACTGAGGATGGAGAAACGGCGGATTCATTTATTGAACGAGAGGTATTTTTACGTAAAGGCAAATATACTAATGTATATGTTGTAACCTCCGATGGGGCAGAACAGAATCAAATTCTAGGCTCTGGAGGGTTGCGTATTCCTGCTCGTGAGTTGCAAAATATGATTCGTATTGCTAAGGAAGAAGAACGACTTCAATATGCTCATGAACATAGACGTGATCAATTTTCAGTGCGTCGTAATGAAGTGGGAGGTTTATTATCTCCTGAAGTGGCTGAAAAGCTTGAGAAATTGCGTCGAGGTCATTGA
- the rlmB gene encoding 23S rRNA (guanosine(2251)-2'-O)-methyltransferase RlmB: MDNYIVGRNAVKEALKSGRSIQRILVSEDRVKTGLADIVDLAKSQGIEVRPTPVKQMNKYDLEVPHQGVIALVSAVQFKELGEVLQETTHEVPLLILTDGVEDPHNMGAIIRTAECAGATAVLIPKRHNAPINATVAKTSAGAIEQIPLVQIGNVTQTIKQLQKQGFWVMGAHMEGDRTLYEADMTIPTVIVIGNEGKGISRVVKEACDFLVTIPMYGNLNSLNASVAAAVLMYEAVRQRQAK, from the coding sequence ATGGATAATTATATTGTAGGTCGCAATGCGGTTAAAGAAGCCCTTAAAAGTGGTCGTTCTATTCAACGTATTTTGGTCAGCGAAGATAGGGTAAAAACAGGGTTAGCTGATATTGTAGATCTTGCTAAATCTCAAGGGATTGAAGTTAGACCAACACCAGTTAAGCAGATGAATAAGTACGATTTAGAGGTACCACATCAAGGGGTTATAGCTCTTGTATCGGCCGTTCAATTTAAAGAATTGGGAGAGGTATTACAAGAAACAACACATGAGGTTCCTTTACTCATCTTAACGGATGGTGTTGAAGACCCACATAATATGGGAGCGATTATTCGTACTGCTGAATGTGCAGGAGCTACGGCTGTACTCATTCCTAAACGACATAATGCGCCTATTAATGCTACTGTTGCAAAGACATCTGCAGGTGCCATTGAACAAATTCCACTTGTACAAATTGGTAATGTAACGCAAACAATTAAACAACTTCAAAAACAAGGGTTTTGGGTAATGGGGGCTCATATGGAAGGCGATCGTACCTTGTATGAAGCTGATATGACAATTCCTACGGTTATAGTCATTGGTAATGAAGGTAAGGGGATTAGTCGCGTTGTAAAAGAAGCTTGTGATTTCCTTGTAACAATTCCTATGTATGGGAATTTGAATTCTTTGAATGCATCTGTTGCAGCTGCAGTTCTTATGTATGAGGCGGTACGTCAACGCCAAGCGAAATAA
- a CDS encoding Mini-ribonuclease 3 produces MKFKQFQFLKNEAIKKLTALEEEPLRLRKRTIEECLSADAVMLAYIGDAVYSMYVRERVVQMNITKVQILHTIVTEFICAKSQAKVLLEIENTFTEDEQAIARRARNSNVNVPKSSTVQEYRSSTAFEAVLGFLYETRQEERLQHIMGQAFSITLRGM; encoded by the coding sequence GTGAAGTTTAAACAATTTCAATTCTTAAAGAATGAAGCGATAAAAAAACTAACGGCTCTTGAAGAAGAGCCGCTTCGTTTGCGCAAACGAACAATAGAGGAGTGCTTAAGTGCTGATGCAGTTATGCTAGCATATATTGGTGATGCAGTATACTCCATGTATGTGCGTGAACGCGTGGTACAAATGAATATTACAAAAGTACAGATTTTACATACTATCGTTACTGAATTTATTTGCGCTAAATCACAGGCGAAAGTATTGCTAGAAATAGAAAATACTTTCACAGAAGATGAACAAGCTATTGCACGCCGTGCTAGAAATAGTAATGTAAACGTGCCTAAAAGTAGTACTGTTCAAGAATATCGCAGTAGTACGGCCTTTGAAGCAGTACTAGGATTTCTTTATGAAACGCGCCAAGAAGAGCGCTTACAGCATATCATGGGGCAAGCCTTTTCTATAACTCTACGAGGTATGTAG